CGTGCGGTTCAGGACGTACCGCCGGGCAGGTGCCGACGCCGTGCCGCAAGCAACGGCCTCTGGGCATCTACCTGGGCGCGGGACCGGCATGCCTGCTGGGCGATCCGGCCGCGTGGACCCCGGAGTCGGGGTGCGTCGTGGAGTCTGCGATGCTCTGCCCCATGTCTCAAGCGATCTTGAAATCCGGACGAGTCCACCTGGTCCCGCTGTCCGTCGAGCATCTGGAACACCAGATCGAGCTCGACTCCGACCCCGAGGTCATGCGCTACCTGGGCGGTGCTCGAAGCCGTGAGCAGGTGGAGGAAGCGCTGCACGGAAACATCGCGGATGCCCAGCGCGTTCCGGGGCTGGGGTACTGGACCGGATTCGTGGAGGGAGAGTTCGTCGGCGTCTGGCTCCTGCGGTCGCCGGGACCTGCCGAGCAGGAAGCCAAGGACGGGCAACTGGGGTCCAAGATTCTGCGGCGCCACTGGAAGCAGGGACTCGGCAGCGAGGGATCTCGTGAACTGCTCCGGCATGGTTTCCAGGACCTGGGACTGGCCCGGATCCATGCCATGGCGGCGGCGGCCAACACGGCCTCCCAGGCAACGCTGACCGCTCTCGGCCTGCAACGCGTCCGTGAGTTTCTGGCGGACGCCGAGTGGTTCCCGCCCGGTACGGATCTGCGCACGGTCGAGTTCGCGATGACTCAAGAGAACTGGCGTGCGGCCCAGGGAAAGTAGTCCCTTGGGCCCGATCGCCCGATCGCCCGATCGCCCGATCGCCCGATCGCCGGGCCAGCCGGGCATGGGGCCCGGTGGCCCGGTGGCCGGGCGGTTGCCGGTCGTAGGTCTCGCCCTACCGGCCGTTGGCGGAGAAGTGCTGGTAGTCGGGCTGGTTCCAGCGGCCGCCCCAGTACCAGCCGACGTGAGCCATGGCGCGGGTGACGACGTCACCGCGTCGGATCATTCCCTTGGCGGGGTGGTCGCGGCGCAGGTAGCGGCGTCCGGCGGAGGGATGGACCCTGCCGTACGCGTCGACGTAGGGGTTCTCGACGGTGTTGATGTCGAGGGCGTCGCCGTAGGAGTGCCGGGAGAGCCTGGACGGGTCGCCGGTGACGCGGCGGCAGTTGAAGGCCGAGGTGTTGTCGTCCGCCATGGCCGCCTCGTCGTTGCCTCGGTACTCGGCCATCACGCGCATCTTCCGGATGGGGAAGCGGGCCTGGAACATCGTGCGGAACACGTGTGTGAGGGCCGGAACGGCACGCCGGTGCACGATGAGCTCGCCGTGGTGCAGGCGCCCGTCGAAGCCCCAGTGGTTCATCCGGACCAGCCGTAGGTCCTTCGGAGCCACGGGGCACCCGGCGCGATGGGTGAACCGCAGCTTCGCCGCCGGGGCCGCGGAGACCACCATGCCCAGGGAGGGCGGAGCCGCCAACGGGACAGTTGCGGCCGGTCGGATCGCGTTCGGCAGCCCCGCCGCCGTGGCCTGATGGAATGCCGGGGCGGGTACGGCCAGCGCGAGGGGCAGCACCACGGCGACGAGACGACGTCTGATCTTCACCAGCGCAACGTATGGGGAAGATCATTCTTTCCGGTCGGTGACACGGCTCGGTCTGCTCAACAGCCGCCGTTCGGCGCAGGACCCGTCGGCAAACCGAGGGCCAGGCCGGGAGTCCTGCCGCCGGGGCGGTCGCATGCCAACCCGTTCCTGCCGGGCCACCTCGCGGGCCCGCCCCACGTCCGGCCCCCCGGCATCCGCCTCGCTCCGCGACTCCTGCTCGGCATGCCGGAACATCCGGTCGAGGGCGGAGGCGACGCGCGGGTCTTCGAGGGTGCTGGGTGGTGTCATCAACCCAGGCTAGACGCACCGTTGCGTAGCGTCTAGAGGTTCTGGCCTACTCTGACCTCGGGAGGCAGACATGGAGCAAGGACGTACGGGCGCCGAGGCGGTCCGGCCGCAACCGGCGGCACGCCACCACGGCAACAGGCACGGCCGCAGCGAACAGGCCCGCCAGGCAGTGCTGGAGGCGGCCGACGACCTCTTGGTCGAGAAGGGTTTCAGCGGCGTCACCATCGAGGGCATCGCCGCCCGGGCGGGCGTCGCCAAGCAGACCGTCTACCGCTGGTGGAAGACCAAGACCGACATCCTCCTGGACGCCTTCCTCCAGGACGCGGCCGAAGCCCTGACCCCGCCGGACCACGGCGACCTGGCCCAGGACCTGCGCGCCCACCTGCGCCAACTTGCCCTGTTCCTCACCCGGTCCGACGCGGGTGCCGTCTTCAAGGCCCTCATCGGGCACGCCCAGCACGATCCCGCGTTCGCCGCCGCCCTGCGGTCCGGATACCTCGACGAACAGCGCCGACGCGACCGGCTCCCGCTGGAACGCGCGGTGGAACGCGGCCAGCTGGCCCTCGGACTCGACCCGGCGGCGGAGATCGACCAGCTCGTGGGACCGGTCTACCACCGCGTCCTGGTGACGGCGGAGCCCGTCGACCAGGCTTTCACCGACCGCCTCGTCGAGGCGTTCCTGCACCGCGCGGACGCAGCGGGCACGACCGACGCGGCCGACGCAGGAGAGATGGGGAGCAGATGACTCTGACGGCAGGCCAGCGGGTGGTGCTGGCAGCGGACACCCGGCTGACCGATTCGGTTGAGGTGTCGGGGGTCGTCGTCGGGGCCCTGTCCCTGGCGGCGGGCACCGGCGGGACCGTCGAGCAGGTGGACGGCCATCAGGACGAGAGCGACGACGTGCGCGAGTACGAGCGGCTCAAGTCGCTGCTCGACGACTTCGGGCGCGAGATGCCCACGGAGAGCAGGAGGCGGCTCGAAGAGAAGGTCGGCTCTCTGGAGCCCGCGTGGACCGCCTTCCAGGAACGGGCGCCGCGCGTGAGCGTGCGGGTCCGCTTCGACAACGGGTTCATCCTCGACGGGGCCCACGAGGACGTCTTCCTCCCCGCCTGAGGGAGTGCCCTGGGCCAGACCGGCCCAGGGGCCCCCAAGGGCTCACCGGCGGGGACATCCGTACGCCCGACGCGAACCGCGAAGGAGCGGGGAAACGGATGTCCCCGGTGCGCTCATCCCGGCTGCGCCGAAGCGTGGCGACACGTCCGGGCAGTGGCGAAGGGCACGGCGGCGAGACCCCGGTCACTTCCGCCAGAACAGATGGTGCTTCACCCCGCTCGGGCTGGGAACGACGTCGAGGTGAAACCGGTCGAGCAGCTCGTCGGGGGACTCCCAGAGACGCACTCCCGTACCGAGCTTCATCGGCGAGACCGCCACGTGCAGGGTGTCGACGAGATCGGCGTCGAGGAACTGCCGGATGGTGGTGGCCCCGCCGCCGAGGCGGACGTCCTTGCCCTGCGCCGCCTCCCGGGCCTGCGTGAGGACCGTGGCAGGGTCGCCGTCGACGAAGTGGAACGTGGTGTCGGAGAGCGTGAGCGAAGGACGCTCGTGGTGGGTGAGGACGAACACCGGGGTACGGAACGGGGGCTCGTCACCCCACCAGCCCTGCCACTCGTGGTCCTGCCAGGGCCCGCGCTGAGGACCGAACTTGTTGCGGCCCATGATCTCGGCGCCGATGTTGCGCGCGTAGTCCCGCGTGAGGTAGTCGTCCAGGCCCCGGCTCCCCCCGGGGTCGGTGCGCATGGGCCAGCTCGCCGTGGCACCGGCCCAGGCGAACAGCCTCTCGGGGTCGACGTGACCGAACGGCCTTTCGAGGGTCTGGTCCTCACCGGCACCGATGCCGTCACTTGAGACATTGAAGTTCTGGACTCTCAAGAGCTGAACCACGCGTTCCTCCTGGGTGCTGGGTGCTGGGTGCTGGGTGCTGGGGGCGATAACAGTGGTGAGACTCTCCGGGCCGGTCAAACTCATCGCAACCCCCGTGACCGGACGGGGAACGGCTCAGACGACGATGACCCGGCGTCCGCGCGTGTGACCGGCCCGGCTGTCGCTGTGTGCCGCCGAGGCGTCGGAGAGCGGGTACGCCTTCTCGACCGGGATGTGCAGCTTTCCCCGCGCGATGAGGCGTACGGCCTCGGCGAGGGCCTGCGGAACGTCTCCGGTCACGCCGGAGAACCGGGCGCCGAACTCCGGGGCACCCAGGTCGGCGATGGAGACCACCCTGCTGGGATCCCCAGTCAGTTCGACCAGCTCGCGGATCACGCCCGACCCGGCCAGATCGAGCGCCGCGTCGACCCGTCCGAGCCGCCGCACCCGCTCGACCCAGCCCTCGCCGTACGTCGTGGCCAGGGCGCCCAGGCTCCGCAGGTACGCCTGGTTCGCGGCTCCTGCCACGCCGATCACCGTGATGCCCCGGTCGCGGGCGATCTGTAGCACCGCCGATCCCACTCCTCCGGACGCGCCGCTGACCAGCAGTGTCTGGCCGGGCCGCACGCCGGACTCGCGGACGATGCGCAGCGCGGTCTCCACCACCGAGGGGTATCCGGCCGCCTCTTCGAAGGTCAGCCCCTCGGGTATGGGGGCCCAGGCCGACAGCACGGCGAACTCGGCATACGTGCTCGTGCCTCGCCCGAACACGTGGTCGCCGACCTCGACTCCTCCGACGCCCTCGCCGACCTCGTCCACCACCCCGGAGGCGTCCTGCCCGACTCCGGCGGGCAGGACGACCGGGCGGACCTCCTGGAACTGGCCTTCACGGACCCTCCAGTCGACGGGGTTCACACCCGCCGCCCGTACGGCGACGCGTATCTGGCCGGGGCCGGGGTGGGGCTCCTCTGCGTCTTCGAGGTGCAGGACGTCGGGACCGCCGAACTCGGCGAAGCTCACTCTCTTCATGCGGCCGACCGTAACACTAACGGTTCTATGTTTGGAACGGTTACTCCTTTGTCCTTGCTAGTGTCAGCGGCATGACTGTGCCGACGACCGGACGCCGTGAACGCAAGAAGGCCGCGACCCGACAGAAGATCGCCGACACCGCCCTGCGGCTCTTCCTGGAGCGTGGGTACGACACGGTGGGCATCCGCGACGTGGCCGCCGAGGCCGACGTGGCCGTCACCACGCTCTTCTCCCACTTCGCCTCGAAAGAGGCCCTGGTGTTCGAGCAGGACGACGACTTCGAGCGCCGCCTCACGCAGGCGGTCACCCACCGCGCACCGCACGAACCGCTCATCCCCGCACTGCGCCGCGAGATCCAGGAGATGGTCCGGCACTGCACGGCGGACGGCACCGTTCCGATCTACCGCATGATCGACGCGTCACGTGCCCTGCGGGAGTACGAGGAGTCGATGCGGCTGCGCCACGCGGAGTCGCTGGCGGCGGCCCTCGTCGCCGATTCCGGCCTGACGCAGAGCGCGACGGCCTGCCGGACGATCGCGAGGTTCGTCATCGACGCGTACGCGCTGGCCCGTGACGCGGCCGACCCGGACGCCGCGCTGGACGAGATCTTCCCGATGATCGAGGCGGCCTGGGCGGTCGCCTGAACTCTGCCCGGCTCCGGGGAACTTCCGTTCCCCAGGGGTTTCCGAGGGCTCGGGCCGGTACGTGGTGGGGCACCCTTTCCGCGGAGGGCATCGACCTCGACGAGCGCCGGGACGGGGAAGACCTGCGGGCCGACAAGGGGCTCGCCCCACGCGATGAGGACGAGGCCGGAGCGACGGACGTTGCCTGAGCCCCCGAAAGCACGTCCGTGGCCGTCGTCCGCGGATCGTGTTCTACGGGACCGCCCTGGGCAGCATCCTCATCATCACGTACGTCGAGGTCGACTGAGCCGCGCACCGTCGACCCCTACGGCCAGGCGGGCTGTCGGTCCGGCGGGCGGCCGTCGCGGTCGCCGCGTTCCCGGCGCCGTGTTCCCGCCACGAGAACGCCCCACGGTGTTCAGCCGTACGTCCGTCGCAGCAGGAACGGTCGACGGGGAACGCCCCCAGAGATCTGACGGGCACCACTCAGAGATAGGGGCTCACCTCACCATGCAGCGACGCGACTTCGCGGCCGGACTGGCCGCCGCCATCGCCGTGCCCGCAGCGCTCGGCGCGACCCCGGCCGCCGCACAGGAGCACCCCGGCGACAGACACGCCCCCGACGAGCTGGCCCGCCGCATGCTGCCGGTGCTGTCCGCCGAACTCGACGACAGGGGCGCCGCGCGCTCCCTCGTCCCGCACCTGTACGACGTCGGTTTCGACTGGCGTCCCGAGACCGCGCCCCTGCGGAAGCTGGACTTCCTCGTCGCGTACGGCTTCGGCAACCGGCCCCCGGCCGGGGGCGGAGACCCGACGAAGGTGCGCCCCGAGCCGGGCCCGGTCAACGAGGAGCTGGCCGACACCGTCGCCCGCATCCGCAGGCACCGCACGGTGCCGGTGTACGCGCAGTGGGAGATCGCACGCTTCCTGGAGTCCAAGTACCGGATGCGGCACGTCACGTCGATCGAACCGGTGGTCGCGCCGGACGGCACGATCACCTACCTGAGCACCGACGGCGTGGCCGCGCAGGTCGCCAAGGCCAGGCAACACCTGCCCGGCGGCATCGGCACGGCCGGTGTGGTCGGTTTCCGCGACCACATCAAGCGGTGCGTGCAGACCACACGGGACCGGGGCATGAAGGCGTACGCGCCGGAGGGGCACTCCATGCCCCACACGTACGACCCGCGGTCCGGCCAGCCGTGGACCCGACGCCGGGACCTGTACCTGGTGCACGACATGGCGGCGCAGTGGCAGGTGCTGCGCGAGAAGCTCGTCAGCGGGGCGTACCCGAAGGGCTGACGCTCACCACCTCCCGCACCGCCGCCAGGAACTCCTCGGTGTGCGGGTGCGTGGGGTGGACCGGGTACGCGAGGTAGACCGTGGCGGCGGGGGCGTCGTCGAGCGGGACGAAGCGCACCCCGGGGTGACCGTGGCTCTGGGCCGTGCCCGCCGCGCCCACCCCGAAGGCCCCGCCCGTGGCGATGAGGTTCAGCCACTCGTCGACGTTGCGCACCTCGACCGTGCCGCCGGGGCGCTGCGCCGGGGGCCAGAGTTCCACGGACGCCGTGCCGGTGTCCGGCCACAGGGCCAGCGGCAGTGCGGGACCGGCGGTGAGCTCCGCCAGGCTCACGGTGTCCCGGGCGGCCAGCGGGTGGTCGTCGGGCAGGGCGGCGACGCGGTCCTCCGTGTAGAGGGCCTCGGTGCGGATGCGCGGATCCGCGGGCACGGTACGCAGTACCGCCACATCGGTGTCGCCGGTGGCCAGCCCCGCGGTGCTGTTGTCCTCCCGTACGACGTTCAGCGGCGTCCGCGCGTGCGTGCGCCGCCAGGAACGCAGCAGGGGTACGGTCTGCTGCCCGAGGACGGCGCAGGTGTAGCCGAGCCTCAGCGGCCGGTCGACGGCCCGGGCCTCGGCGAGTGCCGCGTCGAGGTGGGCGAGGATGGCGCGCCCGTGGCCGACGAGGGTCGCCCCGGCCGAGGTGAGGCTCAGCCGTCGGGAGGAGCGGTCGACCAGCCGCACTCCCGTACGGGTCTCCAACTGGGCGAGGGTGCGCGAGAGGGCGGGCTGCGTCATGTGCAGCTCGGCCGCGGCGGCGGTGACGGTGCCCGCGTCGGCGATGGCCGCCAGGGCTCTGAGGTGACGCAGCTCGACATCCATGCCTGGGGAGCATAGTCGCTGCCCAGACGGCATTTCCGGCGAACGGGAAGGGACCGTAGCGTCGGACCTGCCGGGTGATCGGGCCCGGTTCTCGCTTGCAACAGACAGGGACGGTGGGCTGTGAGGATTCTTCTGGTCGGCGCGGGTGGCACGCTGGGCTCCGCGGTGGGCAAGGCGCTCGTGGAACGCGGCCACGAGGTGGTCGGTGTGGGACGGACCGGCGGCGACGTGATCTGCGACGTCACCGATCCGGCTGCCGTGTCGCGGCTGTACGCGCAGGTCGGCCGACTCGACGCGGTGGCCGTGGCGGCGGGCGACGCCGTGTTCAAGCCGCTGGCCGACCTGGCGGCGGACGACTTCGCGGCGACGCTCAGGGGCAAGGCGCTCAGCCAGGTGGAGCTGGTCCGCCAGGGCCTCGGGGCGGTGGCACCGAACGGTTCGTTCACCTTGGTCAGCGGTGTTCTGACGGAGGAGCCGATCGTGGCGGGCGCCGCTGCTTCGGCGGCCAACGGTGCGGTGGAGGCGTTCGCGCGGGCCGCCGCGATCGAGATCGCCCCGCAGCGGATCAACGTGGTGAGTCCCACCGTGGTGGAGGAGTCCCTTCCCGCGTACGGCCCGTTCTTCGTCGGCATGGAGGCCGTCCCGGTGGCACGCGTCGCGACGGCGTACGTCCGCGCGGTCGAGGGGGCGCAGACGGGACAGGTGTACCGGGTGCGCTAGGAGTACGAGACGGGCGGAGGTACGGAGCGGGGCCGTCGGGAGACACGGCCCCGCTCTTCTGGTGCTCCCGGGTCGGCCGTGGTGGGGGCCTACCGGGAAGGGAGCCGGGCCGGGCCGAGGACGGCCTGCATCTCCTGTTCGATGATCTGGGGGAAGGGTGCGCCGTCCTGGTTGCCCAGGATGACGCCGACCCAGCCGGTGTCCGGGTAGATGTTCCAGCTCGCGAAGCTGCCGGGGTTGACGCCCGCGCGTCCCTTCAGCCATTGGCCGTTGACGATGCCGACCGGCATCTGGTACGCCCCGAACGACGCGTCGACGGGGGCCGCCGTCCCGCGCGCCAGGCCGCCGCCCTGTGGGCCGTGGGGGATCTTCGGGCCGGTGAGCAGTTCGGCGTAGTGGCTGTCCAGGACCGTTCCTCCGGTCAGCGCCTGCGCGAATCTGACCAGGTCGGGGGCGGTCGCGAAGCCGCCGTCGCCGGGGGCGTCGATGAAGGTGCGGGCGGGGTTCTTGCCCAGCTGGTACGGGTCCGGGCTGCCCTTGTCCAGGTTGCGGACGGCATCCACCAGGCTGCCGTCCGCCTGGCGCATGTACGAGTGCGCGATGTGCGGGTCGGTGAGCCACTGCGGCCTGGTGAAGTACGCCGTGCCCGTCATGCCGCAGCGCCGGAAGACGTTCTCCTCGACGTAGTCCCAGTACGTCGTCCCCGTCACGGCCTCCACGATCATCGCGGGAATGGCGATCTCGGCACCGATGTGCTCGGTCGGTGAGCCGGGGGCGGCCACCAGCTTCGCCTGCCGGGCCCACCGCTCGCTGTACTCGCGTACCTCCTCGCGGCTCTGGAAGACGCGTTCCAGGTCCTCGGGCGGGTTGTCCAGTCCGGAGGTGCCGGAGAGCAGGTGGTGGATGGTCACCTTCTCGGCGACCTCCCTGGCGAAGCCCTTCAGGTGGGTGCCCACCGTGTCCCAGAGGTGCAGCCTGCCCTGCTGCGCCAACTGCAGGACCGCCACCGGGCCGAACGGCTTGCCCGCCGAGGAGAGGTTGAACGCGATGCCCGGATGGTTGCGGACACCTCTCTCCTTGTCGGCCATGCCGTAGCTCCGCGACAGCACCGTTCGGCCTCGGTGCGCCAGCATCACCACACCGGAGAACCTGCCCTCCGCCGCCAGCTTCGCCACGTACCGGTCGTAGGCGCCGCCGGGCCGCGTGTCCGGCGGAACGGCGTCCGGGCCGGCCGGGGCGGCATGACCGGCCCCGGCCCCCGACAACTGCGCGCCGCCCACCATCGCCCCGGTGGCCGCCACCCCGCTCCATCCGAGTAACTGCCGCCTGCCGACCCCGCGTGCGGAACCCGAGCTCATGCCACGCTTCCCTTCTGCTGCCCTGTCTTCTGGTGTTCGCGTCTCCACTGAAGCCGGAGCGCTGATGCGCCCGTGTATGCGCTTCTCGATACGTCCGCGATATGCCGGGTGTGCCAGGACGGCCCGGCGGCGGCGAGGTCTGCCGCGACAGGGTGCGATCACGGTCGTCCCCCGGCAGAGTGAGTCACCAGGCCGTGCCACTGGTGCGCCCGGCGGAAGGCCACTGACCGACGTGAGGTGTTCTCACGGAACCGGGGCGATCGCATGTTTCGTACGCAGACCGCCGACGACGGGGACGAACTGCTTGCCAGGCTCGGCGCGCTGACCGCCCAGGCCCGGGAGCTCGCCAAGGCGCAGCGTTCCCGGGTCGAGCTGGCCGTGGCCCTACAGCGCGGCATGCTGCCTCAGGACCTGCCGAGCCCCCCTGGCGTCCGGCTCGCCGCCGGTTACATGCCCGCCCATCACGGGCTCAACGTCGGAGGGGACTGGTACGACGCCTTCACCATGCCCGACGGGCGCATCGGCCTGTCCATCGGAGACGTGCAGGGGCACAACATCGAGGCCGCGGCCTTCATGGGGCAGGTCCGGGTGGGGCTCCGTGCGCTGGCCCACGTGACGAACCACCCCGGGGAATTGCTTGCACGTACCAACGACCTCTTGGTCTCCCTGGGCGCGGACCTGTTCGCCACGTGCACCTTCCTCCGGCTCGATCCGGCCACCGGCGTCCTGGAATGCGCCCGAGCCGGCCACATCCCGCACATCTGGGCCACTGCCGACGGACGGTCCGGTGCCGACGAAGGAGAGTGCGGCCCCCCGCTCGGCGTACTCGAAGGCGCCGAGTACCCCGTGGTCTGCCACCGGCTCACCACGGGCGGGGTCGTCGTGCTGCTGACCGACGGGGTGGTGGAGGGACCGTCCCTGAGCCTCGACGAGGGGCTGCGCCGGGTGATGCGGCTGGCCGAGATCTACGCCGCTGCCGACCTGGGGATCGACGCTCTCGTGAACGGCGTCATGCGGCTGGCGGACACCGTGGGGCACGAGGACGACGCCGCCGTGCTCATCGTCGGCCACGACGGTGGTGCCCGGTAGCGGCGGCCACCGCACGCCGGAAGGGCGGGCGAGGGGCTGAGCGTCCCCGGAGGTCGCGGACGTACTCCTGGGGGACCGGCGGAGCATTCGCATGGCTGAAACGGCCGACGCGGTGTCTGATGGCTACTGTGTTGGTGACCCGGCGATTCCGCCTGTCCTCGGAGGCCGTTCTCAGGACGCTGGCCGTTGCCTTCCTGTACTACGTGGCCGGGCGTCTGGGCCTGCTCGGCGGGCTCACCGTCGAAGGCGCGACGGTCACCCCCCTCTGGCCGCCCACCGGCGTCGCCGTCGCCGCACTGCTCGTCTACGGCCTCTCGGTCTGGCCGGGGATCGCCGCCGGATCCTTCTTCGTCATCGCGTCCCTCACCACGCCCGACCCCGTCGCGCTCGTCACCGTGGCGGGCAACACCCTCGCCCCGATCTGCGCCTGTCTGATGCTGCGCAAGGCCGGATTCAGGGTCGGTGTCTCCCGTGTGCGGGACGGACTGGCCCTGGTGTTCCTCGGTGGGCTCGGCGCCATGCTCATCAGCGCGACGACAGGAGTCGGGCTGCAAGTGGTGACCGGCTCCCTGGGAGCGGGGGAGTTCTGGTCCGTGTGGCTGGCCTGGTGGGTGGGCGACGCGATGGGCGTCCTGCTCGTCACTCCGCTCCTGCTCGTGCTGGCGGGAGCGGCCGGACCGGTGGAGCTGGGCCGCTGGAAGGAGATGCTGTGCCTGGGCCTTGCGGCCGTGATCATCGTGCCCCTGGCCGTCCTGGGTGAACTGAGTCTGCTCTTCCTCGTCTTTCCGCTGCTGATCTGGGCGGCACTGCGATTCCAGCTGGCCGGAAGCATGGTGTGCGCGCTGTTCGCGTCCGTGCTCACCACGTTCGAAGCGAATACGCAGCAGGGTGCCTTCCTCGGTCTGTCCGCCGTCGAGGTCATGGTCAAACTCCAGGCGTTCAACGGTGCGACCGCGCTGACGGCGCTCATGCTGTCCGCGATGGTCGCCGAACAGCGCGCCACCCGGCGATCGGTGGAGGACGCCTGCCGGGAACTCGCCGAGGTGCTGGAGCACCTCGCCGCCGGAGAATCCCCGCCCGAGCCCTCCGCCGGGCACGCCGTCACCTCCCGCGCCGACGACCCCGCGAGGGGGACTGACGGACGCCCGCGCGCGTGAGGCAGGGGGCGGGCGCCGTATGGCGTCCGCCCCCTGCTGTACGTCATGTGCTGTACGTCATGTGCTGTGGGTCATGCGCTGTACGTCAGTCCGGCGCGCGGTCGTCGGCGGCCGGTGCCGGAATCAGAACTGGAGGGCCCAGAGGTCGATCTTGCCGATGTCCTGGGCGGCGTTGTCGCTGACCCGCAGCTTCCAGGTGCCGTTGGCCACCTCGGAGGACGCGTTGACGGTGTACGTCTGGGCGATGTTGTCGGCGCTGCCGCCCGTCCCGAACGCCTTGAGGTTGTAGACGCTGCCGTCGGGGGCCACCAGGTCGACCTTCAGGTCACCGATGTACGTGTGCTTGATGTCGACCGGGACGCTCAGGGCCGCCGGAGCGTTGCCCGGGACACCGCTGACGGTGACCGGGGACTCCACGGTGGTGTTGTCGCCGATTGCCACGTCGGTGGCGTTCTCGAAGCGCGGGCCGGGCGGAGTGGTCGAACTCCCCACGTTCAGAAGCCTGTTGGGGGAGCCGGTGCCCGGGTTGCCGACCACGTTCGGGGTGGCGGCGGTGGTCAGCGCGGTGGAGACCTGCGCCGGAGTGGCGGTCCTGTTGCCCGCCAGGTAGAGCGCGGCCGCGCCCGCCACGTGCGGGGAGGCCATCGACGTACCGGAGATGGTGTTGGTGGCGGTGTCGCCGGTGTTCCACGACGAGGTGATGGAGGATCCCGGGGCGAACAGGTCCAGCACGCTGCCGTAGTTGGAGAAGCTGGAGCGGGCGTCGGTGCTGGTCGTCGAGCCGACGGTGATCGCCTCGGTGACGCGTGCCGGGGAGTAGTTCTGCGCGTTGGCGCTGTCATTGCCCGCGGCGACGGCGTACGTGATGCCGCTGGCGACGGAGTTGCGTACGGCGGTGTCGAGTGCGGAGTCCACTCCGCCGCCGAGGCTCATGTTGGCGACCGCCGGCTTCACGGCGTTCCGCGTCACCCAGTCGATGCCCGCGA
This window of the Streptomyces sp. NBC_00237 genome carries:
- a CDS encoding MASE1 domain-containing protein, whose translation is MATVLVTRRFRLSSEAVLRTLAVAFLYYVAGRLGLLGGLTVEGATVTPLWPPTGVAVAALLVYGLSVWPGIAAGSFFVIASLTTPDPVALVTVAGNTLAPICACLMLRKAGFRVGVSRVRDGLALVFLGGLGAMLISATTGVGLQVVTGSLGAGEFWSVWLAWWVGDAMGVLLVTPLLLVLAGAAGPVELGRWKEMLCLGLAAVIIVPLAVLGELSLLFLVFPLLIWAALRFQLAGSMVCALFASVLTTFEANTQQGAFLGLSAVEVMVKLQAFNGATALTALMLSAMVAEQRATRRSVEDACRELAEVLEHLAAGESPPEPSAGHAVTSRADDPARGTDGRPRA
- a CDS encoding S8 family peptidase; this translates as MRPAPFLTGSVARRWAVAGATSVAALALGTVSVLPAAAAPAAAEGRIENAGAAGAVPGSYIVTLKDSVVDAESAQGQALAKRYGAKVKDTYERALNGYAVELSEAQAKKFAADPAVASVSQDRVFTIDATQPNPPSWGLDRIDQRALPLDRSYTYPDTAGEGVTAYIIDTGVRITHSDFGGRASYGFDAIDNDNTAQDGNGHGTHVAGTVGGTAYGVAKKAKIVGVRVLNNQGSGTTAQVVAGIDWVTRNAVKPAVANMSLGGGVDSALDTAVRNSVASGITYAVAAGNDSANAQNYSPARVTEAITVGSTTSTDARSSFSNYGSVLDLFAPGSSITSSWNTGDTATNTISGTSMASPHVAGAAALYLAGNRTATPAQVSTALTTAATPNVVGNPGTGSPNRLLNVGSSTTPPGPRFENATDVAIGDNTTVESPVTVSGVPGNAPAALSVPVDIKHTYIGDLKVDLVAPDGSVYNLKAFGTGGSADNIAQTYTVNASSEVANGTWKLRVSDNAAQDIGKIDLWALQF